A single genomic interval of Fibrobacter sp. UWB4 harbors:
- the hisN gene encoding histidinol-phosphatase: MENREIAKAGVSPENLELLKIALKTAELAEENILKFYQNDVGVEWKADKTPVTIADKGTEELARKFWAKETPGFGVIGEEFGIESPDAEYQWVIDPIDGTKSFIHGVPLFGTLIALYRKNVPIASVIRLPAMKSAVWAVNGGGAFLDGREVRASKVSQLSDALVLSGTVNTMEDKGFGEGFTKLRRSARLHRGWGDCYGYYLVAAGRAEIMVDPVVSLWDIAPFPLLMKEAGGKFSTIDGKTELFDANGKPTAPIYEGFTSIATNGLLHDTALDFLTRRSEG, encoded by the coding sequence ATGGAAAATCGTGAAATTGCAAAGGCCGGTGTCTCTCCCGAGAATTTGGAACTCTTGAAGATTGCACTCAAGACGGCAGAACTTGCCGAAGAGAACATCCTCAAGTTTTACCAGAACGATGTTGGTGTCGAATGGAAGGCGGACAAGACTCCCGTGACGATTGCTGACAAGGGAACGGAAGAACTCGCCCGCAAATTCTGGGCAAAGGAAACTCCCGGCTTTGGCGTCATTGGCGAAGAATTCGGCATTGAAAGCCCGGATGCGGAATACCAGTGGGTGATTGACCCGATTGACGGAACAAAATCGTTTATTCACGGAGTGCCTTTGTTCGGAACGCTGATTGCGCTTTATCGCAAAAACGTTCCGATTGCAAGCGTAATCCGATTGCCGGCAATGAAGAGCGCTGTGTGGGCGGTGAATGGCGGCGGCGCTTTCTTGGACGGTCGCGAAGTTCGCGCTTCGAAGGTGTCGCAGTTGAGCGATGCGCTTGTGCTTTCGGGAACGGTCAATACGATGGAAGACAAGGGCTTTGGCGAAGGCTTTACGAAGCTGCGCCGCAGCGCTCGTTTGCACCGAGGCTGGGGCGATTGCTACGGCTATTACCTCGTGGCTGCTGGCCGTGCCGAAATCATGGTGGATCCGGTTGTTTCGCTGTGGGACATTGCTCCGTTCCCGCTTTTGATGAAGGAAGCGGGCGGTAAGTTCAGTACCATTGACGGTAAGACGGAACTCTTTGACGCAAACGGCAAGCCGACGGCTCCGATTTACGAAGGCTTCACGAGCATCGCGACGAACGGCCTGTTGCACGATACTGCACTGGATTTCCTTACACGTCGTTCTGAAGGCTGA
- a CDS encoding DNA internalization-related competence protein ComEC/Rec2: protein MSATATVITLVSIDKPEYAFFLLGALLFSTHLFRKRIQWVIFISIAAGIVAHEGIPGIFELSNEQFVSNKRPVLTERSYEVRKNDAISNFGCGKVESRLPRPKGTAFIINVSANAEETVRKNARGEYKVRLTEKRNLPDLPLPGDSICFEASWYPVTPPSVPGAFDTQNWLKSQNLAAYGKFKHWEAYPGDWTFERSFFKFRQFMQARFAKFLDPAETGLLMGLLAGDRSGIPEVLRSDFQRSGLVHVLAISGFHVVLLAGMLMIFLKATGIPHKIVTIIASILLTIYVPVTGGSPAVRRAVMMFVIPQIGTLFGKPANTLNSLGVALLLIILPEPSVIWNPGFQLSFAATAGIIIGTPHNPTKLLPDSFKQNKLWQKIQSFAIDPTYVTLCATLATAPFLIHHFKTLSPFAWFGNLIIVPAISLGMQAGLFAQLSPVDFICGTFCAAARFFLRLASLLTRILSDCAAASMTVGPFPPAVLLALGILILLLPVCYKNYIARKYMFLCILAASASFAFEAYQEIRHPSWTLTTIDVGQGDSHLIKAPSGRYFLVDAGDNSRQDSGKDIIVPFLHHIGVSKLDALIITHPDKDHFGGALSLLKMFPIKELWASDCSMKESKPDWQQVLSEARKRNIPIRNIHRGILWKEKYFEMRTIHPRNDVCVEANEGSITLRLKGFGHSAVLTGDLTVKGEKEIMKTDAYLKSDVLKLGHHGSKTSSSVPFVTAVSPMYAIIPSGRKNKFRHPHKQVTDRLDSLHIPYINTAKKGTITFTFVPDSVSYTTMW from the coding sequence GTGAGCGCAACAGCGACCGTCATCACGTTAGTATCCATCGACAAGCCCGAATACGCATTTTTTCTACTAGGAGCACTGCTTTTTTCGACGCATTTATTCAGAAAACGCATCCAATGGGTCATATTCATCTCCATAGCCGCAGGAATTGTCGCCCACGAGGGGATTCCGGGGATTTTTGAGCTATCGAACGAGCAATTTGTGAGCAACAAACGCCCGGTATTAACCGAGCGGTCTTATGAGGTTCGCAAAAATGATGCCATAAGCAATTTCGGGTGCGGGAAAGTCGAATCTAGGCTCCCACGGCCCAAAGGGACGGCGTTTATCATCAATGTTTCAGCAAATGCCGAGGAAACGGTTCGCAAGAATGCGCGCGGGGAGTATAAAGTACGCCTGACAGAAAAAAGAAACCTCCCGGACCTCCCCCTGCCTGGAGATTCCATCTGTTTTGAAGCGTCATGGTACCCCGTGACGCCGCCGAGCGTACCCGGCGCATTTGACACGCAAAACTGGCTAAAATCGCAAAATTTGGCCGCTTATGGCAAATTTAAGCATTGGGAAGCGTACCCCGGTGATTGGACTTTCGAACGGAGCTTTTTTAAGTTTCGGCAATTTATGCAGGCGAGATTCGCAAAGTTCCTCGATCCAGCCGAAACGGGACTCTTGATGGGGCTATTGGCGGGCGACCGCTCGGGGATTCCAGAAGTGCTGCGGAGCGATTTTCAGCGGTCGGGACTTGTGCATGTACTTGCGATTAGCGGTTTTCACGTCGTCTTGCTTGCGGGAATGCTCATGATTTTCCTGAAAGCGACCGGGATTCCACATAAAATCGTAACTATCATTGCTTCAATTCTTCTCACCATTTACGTTCCCGTTACGGGAGGCTCGCCAGCCGTGCGCCGCGCCGTCATGATGTTTGTCATCCCGCAAATCGGCACTTTATTCGGGAAACCCGCAAATACGCTCAACAGTCTGGGCGTTGCACTATTGCTGATCATTTTGCCAGAGCCAAGCGTCATATGGAATCCGGGATTCCAGCTTTCTTTTGCCGCCACCGCAGGGATAATCATCGGCACACCGCACAACCCGACAAAGCTTTTGCCCGACAGTTTCAAGCAAAATAAACTTTGGCAAAAGATTCAATCATTCGCAATTGACCCGACTTACGTCACGCTCTGCGCAACACTCGCCACAGCGCCATTCCTCATCCACCATTTCAAGACGCTTTCGCCGTTCGCATGGTTCGGGAATCTAATCATCGTGCCTGCGATTTCGCTTGGCATGCAGGCGGGGCTTTTTGCACAGCTTTCGCCCGTAGACTTTATCTGCGGAACATTCTGCGCCGCCGCGAGATTCTTTTTGCGGTTGGCATCGCTATTGACGCGCATCCTCTCGGACTGCGCAGCCGCATCGATGACAGTCGGGCCGTTCCCACCTGCGGTTCTGCTTGCGCTCGGAATCCTGATTTTACTTTTGCCGGTTTGCTACAAGAATTACATCGCCCGCAAGTACATGTTTTTATGCATTTTAGCCGCCTCAGCCTCGTTCGCATTTGAAGCTTACCAAGAAATACGGCATCCGTCTTGGACGCTCACGACTATTGACGTCGGACAAGGCGACAGCCATCTCATCAAGGCGCCATCCGGCAGGTATTTTCTCGTGGACGCAGGCGACAACAGTCGTCAAGATTCCGGCAAAGACATCATCGTACCATTTTTACACCACATTGGCGTAAGCAAGCTCGACGCACTCATCATCACGCATCCCGACAAGGACCATTTCGGCGGAGCGCTTTCGCTCTTGAAAATGTTTCCCATCAAGGAACTCTGGGCAAGCGATTGTTCTATGAAAGAAAGCAAACCCGACTGGCAACAAGTCCTCAGCGAAGCCCGCAAAAGAAACATCCCCATCCGCAACATCCATCGCGGCATCCTGTGGAAAGAGAAATACTTTGAAATGCGGACGATCCACCCGCGAAACGATGTCTGCGTTGAAGCGAACGAAGGGAGCATCACGCTTCGGCTCAAAGGGTTCGGGCATTCCGCCGTCCTCACCGGTGACCTCACCGTCAAAGGCGAAAAAGAAATCATGAAAACAGACGCTTATCTGAAAAGCGACGTGCTAAAGCTTGGGCATCACGGCTCCAAAACATCCAGCAGCGTGCCGTTCGTGACAGCCGTCTCCCCCATGTACGCCATCATCCCAAGCGGTCGCAAGAACAAGTTCCGACACCCGCACAAGCAAGTGACCGACCGCCTCGATTCGCTCCACATCCCCTACATCAACACCGCAAAAAAAGGGACGATAACGTTCACGTTCGTCCCTGATTCAGTAAGCTATACAACAATGTGGTAA
- a CDS encoding DUF4416 family protein, with product MKASQFSENAQLIAFVLQKGSEWDPKVIELLEKTWGPIRHKGRLFAFDKTDYYKPEMGDDLYRGVVSFEKEIPPETIAEEKERSNALELTTASAEAPELRHVNIDIGYMDMDKVVLPSYKRGPFKLYAGKGVWLDMLLTYAKGVFHPTAWAFDDFVRNPYQHDLQLIREKFKKARKG from the coding sequence ATGAAAGCTTCTCAATTTTCCGAAAATGCGCAATTGATTGCGTTTGTGTTGCAGAAAGGGTCTGAATGGGACCCGAAAGTAATTGAACTTCTTGAAAAAACTTGGGGACCGATCCGCCATAAGGGTCGTCTTTTTGCGTTTGACAAGACGGATTACTACAAGCCTGAAATGGGCGATGACCTTTATCGTGGGGTCGTTTCTTTTGAAAAGGAAATCCCGCCAGAGACGATTGCAGAAGAAAAGGAACGCAGCAATGCGCTAGAACTTACGACCGCTTCGGCTGAAGCTCCTGAACTTCGCCATGTAAACATTGACATTGGCTACATGGACATGGACAAGGTGGTGCTGCCAAGTTATAAGCGTGGACCGTTCAAGCTTTATGCGGGCAAGGGCGTGTGGCTCGACATGCTTTTAACATACGCCAAGGGCGTTTTCCACCCGACGGCATGGGCTTTTGATGATTTTGTACGGAATCCCTACCAGCACGATTTGCAGCTGATACGCGAAAAGTTCAAAAAAGCGCGTAAGGGATAA
- a CDS encoding tyrosine-type recombinase/integrase, whose protein sequence is MLLDEYIKNFLLYLQTQRRYSERTVETYRKSLEKYITSLAENKSPDPNAQQGASPLEAFSEMNIKAFVWDLKIKQKLAPTSICEHLAALKSFGKYLVRSMVLQKNPAEAIPMPKRPKRLVSFLGQKDLAEEKFPELPENPSLKQVRARLLLELIYGSGLRISECQSLCWNQLQIKEKLVRVIGKGNKERIVPITDSLISWLEKFRAAEINAGHAPGATSFVFLSEDGKPFGIRTLRNDIHDLLREIGWEGKASPHVLRHSFATHLLENGAEIMSVKEMLGHSNISTTQIYTHVNAERLKQAFKKTHPRA, encoded by the coding sequence ATGCTTTTAGACGAATACATCAAAAATTTCCTGTTATACCTGCAAACACAGCGCAGGTACTCCGAAAGAACGGTCGAAACCTACCGGAAATCACTCGAAAAATATATCACATCACTGGCAGAAAACAAGTCCCCCGATCCAAATGCGCAACAAGGCGCATCACCGCTCGAAGCATTTTCCGAAATGAACATCAAGGCTTTTGTCTGGGACCTGAAAATCAAGCAGAAACTAGCACCCACAAGCATCTGCGAGCACCTGGCCGCATTAAAAAGCTTTGGCAAGTACCTCGTACGTTCCATGGTATTGCAAAAAAATCCTGCAGAAGCAATCCCCATGCCCAAGCGTCCCAAGCGTCTCGTTTCCTTTCTCGGACAGAAAGATCTCGCCGAAGAAAAATTCCCGGAACTCCCCGAGAATCCGTCATTAAAGCAAGTCCGCGCCCGCCTCCTGCTCGAACTCATTTACGGTTCAGGGCTGCGAATTTCAGAATGCCAAAGCCTCTGCTGGAATCAGTTACAGATAAAAGAAAAGCTTGTCCGCGTGATCGGTAAAGGAAACAAGGAACGCATCGTCCCCATTACAGATTCGCTCATTTCCTGGCTCGAAAAATTCAGGGCGGCAGAGATCAATGCAGGACACGCCCCAGGCGCCACAAGCTTTGTATTCCTGAGCGAAGACGGCAAACCGTTTGGGATCCGCACATTACGCAACGATATCCACGACCTGCTCCGCGAAATCGGCTGGGAAGGCAAGGCAAGCCCGCACGTACTGCGCCACAGTTTCGCAACGCACCTGCTAGAAAACGGCGCCGAAATCATGAGTGTCAAGGAAATGCTCGGACATTCAAACATTTCCACCACGCAGATCTACACGCATGTAAACGCAGAACGCCTCAAGCAAGCCTTCAAGAAGACTCACCCCAGGGCATAA
- a CDS encoding STAS domain-containing protein → MGLFLLLPAPLNPIGAFDAETFKADFRAAVAANSKAKFIGVDLSGLDFVYSDAYNAFMQFHQELSKRKGAFAVLADKESLAKSLRKVGLERFIRIFGSVDEMAAYTPVDQKNPTAVVDEPAKHVEEASSPTSASQVESPVHQAPAVDPKVMDKNPLVDESSSSKGSCIAVLVLLLVVVAVVSYLVL, encoded by the coding sequence GTGGGTTTGTTTCTTTTGCTTCCGGCACCACTCAATCCGATTGGGGCTTTTGACGCGGAAACCTTTAAGGCGGATTTCCGCGCTGCGGTTGCTGCAAATTCAAAAGCGAAGTTTATAGGAGTAGACTTATCGGGCCTTGATTTTGTCTATAGCGATGCCTACAACGCTTTTATGCAGTTCCATCAGGAGCTTTCAAAGCGCAAGGGCGCCTTTGCGGTTCTTGCCGATAAGGAATCGCTTGCCAAGAGCTTGAGAAAAGTGGGGCTTGAACGGTTCATTCGCATCTTCGGGAGTGTTGATGAAATGGCTGCGTACACTCCGGTTGATCAAAAGAATCCGACAGCAGTTGTTGATGAACCTGCAAAGCATGTAGAGGAGGCTTCTTCGCCGACGAGTGCATCGCAAGTTGAATCTCCGGTTCACCAGGCTCCGGCGGTAGACCCGAAAGTCATGGATAAGAATCCGCTTGTTGATGAATCGTCGTCTTCAAAGGGTTCCTGCATTGCGGTACTTGTCCTTTTGCTGGTTGTTGTCGCTGTTGTTTCCTATTTAGTTTTGTAA
- a CDS encoding peptidase M23 — protein MAVEFSEYQGKKRKPREHGKFPLIRIVLVFTLIVVAYTNGWFHKLVELLPLPGNEEPVAPTVEEWIAGCTLYDGTPFELKKEYAQCSWIVTDSLALPNSFLRYVKNLASDGSKIHWVASKKDFGDALLVVLEDSTRNVYLHMTREDSSKVWVSSKTGCLFPGPCPHVPLGWSALAIVDNFDFEGMEQLLSADVFTGLGEAPIYPVLPGVVLEAGRDSLGNFVELNHGNGITSRMFGIGSWKMAPTVGKVLGVKDAVGRLSPQDSSTFFLTVRQNGLFVRWKDFYKSTHPVDSTQIAIFKKNLPF, from the coding sequence ATGGCTGTAGAATTTTCTGAGTATCAAGGGAAAAAAAGAAAACCGCGGGAACATGGTAAATTCCCGCTGATAAGGATTGTCCTTGTCTTTACGTTGATTGTGGTTGCCTATACGAATGGGTGGTTTCACAAACTAGTGGAGCTGCTTCCGCTTCCAGGGAATGAAGAACCTGTGGCGCCTACGGTTGAGGAATGGATTGCGGGATGCACGTTGTATGACGGAACTCCCTTTGAACTCAAGAAAGAATATGCGCAATGTTCCTGGATTGTTACGGATTCTTTGGCGCTTCCCAATTCGTTCTTGCGCTATGTCAAGAACTTAGCCAGTGATGGTTCCAAAATCCATTGGGTCGCTTCTAAAAAGGATTTTGGCGATGCACTTCTTGTCGTCCTTGAGGATTCTACCCGCAACGTCTATTTGCATATGACCCGCGAGGATTCTTCGAAGGTCTGGGTTTCAAGCAAAACTGGATGCCTTTTCCCGGGACCGTGTCCGCATGTACCTCTGGGATGGTCGGCGCTTGCGATTGTAGACAACTTTGACTTTGAAGGTATGGAACAGCTGCTTTCTGCGGATGTCTTTACTGGACTTGGCGAAGCTCCGATCTATCCTGTGCTTCCTGGTGTTGTGCTGGAAGCGGGGCGTGATTCTCTTGGGAATTTTGTTGAGCTTAATCATGGTAACGGGATTACTTCGCGCATGTTTGGCATTGGTTCATGGAAGATGGCGCCGACGGTTGGCAAGGTGCTTGGTGTCAAGGATGCGGTGGGCCGCCTTTCGCCACAGGATAGCTCCACGTTCTTTTTGACTGTTCGTCAAAATGGCTTGTTCGTGCGTTGGAAGGATTTTTACAAATCAACGCATCCGGTGGATTCAACCCAAATTGCTATATTCAAAAAGAATCTGCCTTTTTGA